In Thermodesulfobacteriota bacterium, the genomic stretch CGAGGAGGGCGGGGCGTACCCTATCGAGAAAAAGGAATGGCCGGCCAGGCCCGGCGTGAGCAACTATGCAGTGAACATCCCGGCTACAGGCGCTGCCGGGCCGCTCGGCGCATTCGGCTTCATGTTCGGTAAAATCGGCGCTAACCCGCTCATCCTCGACCTGAGGCTCACCGCTGGCGAATCGCAGGGGCAGCTGAAGACCATATCGAGGCCGAGGGTCACGACCCTGGACAACAGAGAAGCCAAGATAGAGCAGGGCGAGTCCATACCCTTCGAGACCACGTCCGCCGCGGGCACGGCTACGACCTTTATAGACGCGAACCTGAGCCTCACGGTCACCCCGCATATAACCCCGGACGGCAGCGTCCTTATGAAGATAAAGGCCTCGAGGAACTCCCTGGGCACGTTCAGGACGTCCGGCGGGCAGCCTTCCATCAATAAAAAGGAGGCCACCACCGACGTCCTCGTAAAGGACGGCGAGACGACCGTCATCGGCGGCATAGTCATAACCGACAAGAACAACAGCGAGCGCGGCATACCGTTCCTCAAGGACATACCGGTCCTGGGCTGGCTCTTCAAGGCGAAGTCGGTTGCCGACACCCAGACGGAGCTCCTGATCTTCATAACGCCGAAGATATTGAAGGAGAAGACCGTAGGCTAAGCGGCGGCCGTTCAATCGAAACGCGAAAATGCACCCTTCGGGGTGCATTTTTTTATTTATGGAAGGCCCGAAAAGTTATATAAATAATGGGTTGCGGGCGCAAACACCCGCCCCAGACAGGTCTGGCATGCCGCTGAAAAAGCGACCTGTCAAGCAATCAAGGATGGATCGCCAAATTGCGAGACTATCCAGGCCGGGCGATTTGCATGACTTGGACGAATTCACTTCCGCCAGGTCGCGGCTGAAAAGGCCGTATGGACTTTATCAGCATCCTATTGAAGGGGGCTTGAAATGCTCAGATACCTTACTGCTGGCGAGTCGCACGGCCCGGAGCTTACGGCCATAGTCGAAGGCATGCCGGCGGGCCTTAAGGTCTCCTCGGCCGATATCGACGCGGACCTTAAACGGAGGCAGTCGGGATACGGCAGGGGCGGCAGGATGAAGATAGAGTCCGACCGCGTCGAGATAACGTCCGGCGTGAGGAACGGGCTTACCCTCGGCTCCCCGGTAACTCTCAAGATACGGAACCGCGACTGGGAGAACTGGAAGGAGATAATGGCCGCCGATGGAGCCATATCCGACAGGACCGTCACGAGGCCGAGGCCCGGGCACGCGGACCTGACCGGAGGCTTGAAGTACGGGCACAGGGACCTCCGTAACATACTCGAGCGTTCCAGCGCGCGGGAAACGGCGATGAGGGTCGCCTCAGGCGCTCTCGCGAAGAGGCTCCTGAAGGAGTTCGGCATAAGCGTTTTTTCCTGGGTCGTCGAACTCGGCGGGGTAAAGGCCGGGAGCGCGGCCCCTGGCGGAGGGGGCGGGGCAGAGGCCCTTTTCCGGCGGGCCGAGGGGTCGCCGGTCCGGTGCCCTGATAAAAAGGCCGGAAGGGCGATGATGGCCCGTATCGACCAGGCGAAGGAGGCCGGGGACAGCCTCGGCGGCTCGTTCGAGGTCGTTGCGACCGGGGCCCCGCCCGGGCTCGGGAGCCACGTGCACTGGGACAGGAAATTGGACGCGAGGCTCTCTTTCGCCCTCATGTCCATACAGGCCATCAAAGGCGTTGAGGTCGGACTGGGTTTTGGCGCGGCACGGCTACCCGGCTCCGAGGTGCACGACGAGATATACTACAGAAGCGGGGGCGCCAAGAGCAAATGGTGGCCCCGCTCGCCTAGGTTCCTGAGAAAGACCAATAACGCTGGCGGCATAGAAGGTGGCATGTCCAACGGCGAGGCCATAGTCCTAAGGGCCGCCATGAAGCCCATACCCACTCTTTACAAGCCGCTTAGGTCAGT encodes the following:
- the aroC gene encoding chorismate synthase, with amino-acid sequence MLRYLTAGESHGPELTAIVEGMPAGLKVSSADIDADLKRRQSGYGRGGRMKIESDRVEITSGVRNGLTLGSPVTLKIRNRDWENWKEIMAADGAISDRTVTRPRPGHADLTGGLKYGHRDLRNILERSSARETAMRVASGALAKRLLKEFGISVFSWVVELGGVKAGSAAPGGGGGAEALFRRAEGSPVRCPDKKAGRAMMARIDQAKEAGDSLGGSFEVVATGAPPGLGSHVHWDRKLDARLSFALMSIQAIKGVEVGLGFGAARLPGSEVHDEIYYRSGGAKSKWWPRSPRFLRKTNNAGGIEGGMSNGEAIVLRAAMKPIPTLYKPLRSVDIETKRPFRASVERSDVTAVPAAAVIAESVVAFELASFFLEKFGGDSVREIARNYCAYLDDIAAY